DNA sequence from the Candidatus Paceibacterota bacterium genome:
TGGGCAAGCGTATACGCCGGTGAGTGGCACGTGCACATATCTCTCGGAGAATCTTTCGGGGAACCGGTATGGCGATTTGTACCGCGGAGTGGTTGGGAGCGCGACAATCGTGAACGGACACTCGCTTGGAACAAACCCTTCGAGTACCCAGAATAATGACAGTGTTGCTGACCCGGTCGACGGCGAGAATATGTTTGCGGCAATGTATGAGATTCATGATAATAGCGACGTCGCGAACTTCAGGAGTTTCTTCCAGATGGGTTCTAATCCGCCGCCGCATCTCTGGTATGGAATTGTTCCGTGGGTATATTTGGTACCAGCAGAGGAATCGTCGGGTGGTGAATCAAATGATGACGACACGGACTCTGATGATGAATCTGATCCAGAATCATCAGGTGGAGATTCTTCTACGCCACCGGGAGGACCAGGAGGACCGCCGAGTGGCCCACCTGGCGGGCCGGGAGGACCTGGTGGCCCTTTCTAGATGTGCAAACTGTCGTACAAAGACCTCCCTTGTAAGTACAAGAGCGGTCTTTGTACTGGGTCTTGTATACGCGGAATTATATCCACGAGCTGGTGTTGTGTGACGAAGTGCTTTTGGTAGTATAGAGGGTGGAGATGCGTCCGCGAGGGAGGCATCACACTCCGAAAGGAAGAGGAGGTTTTCGCTATGAAGGCCATGCAGAATTTCTCGCCGCACGTGTCTGCGCGCGCCGCAGTCACTCACACCGAGAAGGGCGTCTAACATCTGACGCTGAAAGCATCCTCCAACCGCTCACGCACCCGGGAGGACTCCTGGGTGCGGGGCACCCCTTACACCGAGCAATCATGCTCGGTTTTTTCTTTGCGCGCCCGCAGGCGCGCGGGTTGACTCTCAGAACCGGCTCGGGTACTATGCTATGCACTGGACTGAAGACAGCAGGTGCCGGGAGAAAACGGCTCAATATCCTGCCGAGGCAAGGTGCCCCAACTTGGGGTGCTCCCTTCAGACCATTTTGGTCGATAGAGAACCTGTTCGCGAGCGATAGCGAGCGTTACTGGTTCTTAACCCTATGAAATGTGTCGCACAGCGACACGCTTCCGCACCAAGGCGGAAGATTTCATCAGGGTAGTGAATTTAAATCCAAACCCCAGTGAAATCCTGCGCCGTAGGGCGCGGGTGCGTCGCCAAGGCGTCGCATTTCACGGGGTCTAAGATTTCGTAATTCGTTACACTCGTAACGAAATCTAAGAATGGCAAAAACAAAACAACAGAAAACAGAAACACTTGAGCAGCTCACTGACGCGGCAAAGAACGCCGGTTCAGTAGTATTCGTGAACTTTCACGGACTTGGTGTCTCAGAAACCAACGAGATGCGTAGCGCACTCAAAGACGAGGGTGTGACGTATCTTGTGGCAAAGAAGACACTCACGAAGCGTGCAATCGCGGATGCTGGGGTTGAGGGTGAGGTGCCGGAGCTTGAGGGCGAGCTCGCACTTGCGTGGGGTGACGATCAGATCGCACCGGCGCGTGGTGTGCAAGAATTTGCCAAGAAGCATAAGGACAGCCTCTCGATCCTCGGTGGTATCTTTGAACACCGACTTGTAGGGAAAGAGGAGATGATCACTATCGCTTCAATCCCGTCCCTTCAGACGCTTTACGGACAGTTTGCAAATGTCATCAATTCCCCAATCCAGGGATTTGTATTTGCGCTTAACGCGATCGCGGAGAAGAAGGAAGCATAACCCATTATTCATCATTCGTAATTCATAGAAATCATGTCAGACGAAGAAAAGAAGGTAGACGAGCAGGAAGCGGAAGCACCTGCTGAGGAGCAGAAAGAAGAAGCTCCTGCTACGGAAGAAAAAAAGGAGGAGGTATCTGTTGAGGCTCCTGCAGAAGACGCAGGGGAGGAGGTAGAAGTTCCTGAGAAATTCAAGAAGCTTATCGAAGAGGTTGAGAACATGACCGTTCTTGAGCTTCACGAGCTCGTAAAGACACTTGAAAAGAAGTTTGGTGTTTCAGCGGCAGCAGTCGCGGTAGCCGGACCGGCAGCAGGTGGCGAAGGAGCTGGTGAGGAGCAGAGCGAGTTTACTGTTGAGCTTTCGGCAATTGGAGACCAGAAGATTGCGGTCATTAAGGCAGTTAAAGAAATTCTCGGACTCGGACTCAAGGAGGCAAAAGATCTCGTTGAGAGCGCCCCAGCCGTACTTAAGGAGGGTGTAAAGAAGGAAGAGGCAGAGGAGATTAAAACAAAGGTGGAAGAAGCTGGTGGAAAGGTAGAATTGAAGTAAGTTTCAATTTTCCACAACGTAGTCTGACTACGTTGAGCCTTTGATTGGTGGCTTATCTAAGCCAAAATAAACGCCCCGCGTATGTGGGGCGTTTATTTTTGGTGGTTGCGTTCCGCTTCGGGAAGCGTACAATGGTTCGCATATGGACGTACTTGATAAATTATTTGGCAGCACCGCGCGAGTTCGGATCCTGCGACTCTTTCTCTTTAATGAGGGGGATAGTTTTGAGAATGCTGATATTACAAAACGTACTCGGGTAGCGGCGGCGACAGCGCGTAAGGAGGTGGCGATGATGGAGAAGATTGATTTGATCAAGCGCTGTACATTTTCGACTGAGGTTATACGGGGAAGTGGAAAGAACAAGAAGACCACCAAGAAGAAGGTTCATGGATGGACGCTTAACCCGAAGTTTGAATATCTCTCAGCGTTGCGTAATTTTCTTCTTATCGTTGCGCCGATAAAGGAGAACGAGTTGATACAAAAGCTCTCAACGGCCGGTAGGTGTAAGCTGGTTGTTGTTGCCGGGGCCTTTATCCAGAATCCTGATGGAGAGATTGATCTATTAGTTGTTGGTGATCGTCTTGACGAGACAAAGCTTGAGCGCGCGGTTCGTGATATCGAGACCAAGATGAGTCGTGAGCTTAGGTACACAGCCTTTGCGACTGACGATTTTATGTATCGCACGAATATCTACGATAAGACCATTCGGGATATATTTGACTATCCGCACCAGACCGTCCTAAACAGGCTTGGAGGGCGGTACGAGGGTGACTGGTTCTCTTTCTGATCTTAATTACATGGCTCTGTTGTGGGTGGGGACGTCTTTTCCACAGGAGGGTAGAAATACCCGCTAAAACAAATGATATTATATAGATGCACACACCCTGTGTGCATAACGGTCGATTGTCCCGAAATGGGATGATTCATTGATAGAATATCCGTACTTTTCTAAGGTTCGGATTAGCCTAGGCATCTGTGTCGAGATATTTAGAATATCGACATGGATATATACCATATGTTATTACAAACATGGACTGAGGTACTCCAGCAGTCATTCCAGGATCTCTGGCTTGGCGTTGTTGCTTTCGTACCGAGTCTTGTTGTCGCATTGATCATCTTTGTTATTGGATGGATCGTCGGCGCAGTACTTGGACGAGTTGTTGCACAGATCGTTGGATCCCTTAAAGTAGATAACGCGCTTCGCAGTGCAGGATTTGAAGAGGTCTTCAACCGCGCTGGCTTTACCATGAACTCTGGAGGTTTCCTCGGAGGATTGGTCAAGTGGTTCGTTATCATTGTCTTCTTGGTGGCAGCACTCGACGTGCTCGGACTTAGCCAGGTGAATGTGTTCTTGCAGGAGGTTGTTCTCCTCTACCTTCCACAAGTGATTGTGGCGGTACTCATTCTCTTGGTTGCTGCAGTTATTGCAGAACTCGCACGTAATGTTGTTGCTGGAGCTGCGAAGGCCGCAAACATGATCTCAGCAAACCTTCTTGGAAGTGTTGCGAAGTGGTCTATTTGGGTCTTTGCTGTCCTTGCCGCGCTCAACCAGCTCGGCGTGGCAACTGCTTTCGTACAGACACTCTTTACTGGAGTGATTGTTGCACTCTCACTTGGATTCGGACTTGCGTTCGGTCTTGGTGGACAGCAGGCAGCTGCGTCATACCTCGAGCGACTTCGCGGAGAGGTTCGCGAGTAATTCGCGCGCATCACGATGATTTTTTGAAACACCCCGTGCCTTCGGCACGGGGTGTTTTGCATAGGGTCCATAAAGAGGGAACCGCACCCTGTTTGTAGGACGCGGCACCAGTTTGCTTCGCTTCAGGTGGCTTCTTGTGATTCTCTAAGAATTTCTTTCGCTTGCTTTAGTGTTGTGAGTCCTCCTGAAAGAACCCCACCATCTCACAAGACGGAAGTGTCTTTCTTTAGAGAGTGTTATGTAGACTGCGCCTCCCTTGAATGCCATGAAGCTGGTGCACGGTATATTCTAAGGGTCCGAATACTCAGGAATAGCACGGTGTCAGCTGGGTTGTTGACTCAAAAACCCGCCTCGTGTATACTGCTGTCTACGTGATTATGAGTATTGATTTGAAGAACACCAACAAGCGGGGGCGCTAGCCGGGGCATCGACTCATGACTAACGCAGCCGCGATCTCGCGGTTTTTTTCTTGCCTTCACTCATAACTGACATCACGAGAACTTTGACAACGTCATAGGATCCATCTGGTCGGAGAGACTAGGCGGATCCGCAGGTAAAAACAAACCAAGACTAAAACTAAATGTTTACGTGCCGCTGTAAGCAAGCGGCACACACGAGTGTGGCTATGGTTATACTCGTGTAGCGGTTTTTAGATTTCCTGATAGGAGATCTAAGAGCGTGTGGTGGATACCTAGACTGAAAAAGGCGATGAAGGACGTGGCATGTCTGCGATAAGCTTCGGTAAGGTGACTAGCAACCTTTGACCCGGAGATTTCCGAATGGGGGAACCCGGCCGACTCTGTCGGTCACCTTTCTACTTGATAGAAGGGAGCGCACCCGGGGAAGTGAAACATCTCAGTACCCGGAGGAGAAGAAACCAATAGGAATTCCCGTAGTAGCGGCGAGCGAACTGGGACGAGCCCAAACTCGATTTCACCTCTACCATCTGTGTTTACACAGGTGCTAGAGGTGGTATCGGGGGTTGTAAGGCAACAATGTCATTTTTTCGAAAATGAGAAAAGTTACAAATTGTAATGTTAATGGAAGCTTCTGGGAAGAAGCACCCAAGAGGGTAACAGTCCCGTACATGAAAACATATACAACTTTTTTGTTGTTGTCCTTGAGTAGCTCAAGACACGAATAGCTTGAGTGAATCTGCCAGAACTAACTGGTAAGGCTAAATACTTTTTCAGATCGATAGTGAACTAGTACCGTGAGGGAAAGGTGAAAAGTAGTCCGGTGAGGACAGTGAAATAGACTTGAAACCACATGCTTACAAGGAGTCAGAGCGGTCGCAAGACCGTCATGGCGTGCCTATTGAAGAATGAGCCAACGAGTTCATATATGTTGCAGGCTAAGCCCTTATCGGGTGGAGTCACAGGGAAACCGAGTGTGAATAGCGCGAACCATTATGTAGCATGTATGAGACCCGAAGCTCGGTGAGCTTGCCATGGGCAGGGTGAAGTTTGTGGAAACACAGATGGAGGCCCGAACCGGGAGGTCGTTCAACGCCTTCGGATGACCTGTGGTAAGAAGTGAAAAGCTAATCGAACCGAGTAATAGCTGGTTCTCTCCGAAATAGCTTTAGGGTTAGCGTCGTGTGTTCCTGTTGGGGGTAGAGCACTGGCAGGTGTGAATAGGGGGAAACCTCGTCATTCCTATCAAACTCCGAATACCAACAGTTAATAGCGCGGCAGTTAGAGTCAGGGGGCTAAGCTCCTGTGCTCAAAAGGGAAACAGCCCAGATCCCAAGTTAAGGTCCCAAAATTCACGTTAAGTGCACTTAAGGAGGTGAGATTTCTCAGACAATGAGGAGGTTGGCTTAGAGGCAGCCATCCTTTAAAGATAGCGTAACAGCTCACTCATTCAGAGATTTCGCGCCGCAAATGATCGGGGCTAAACGTGATACCGAAACTGGGGGCTTTCCATTCATTCGTGAATGGGGAGCGGTAGGAGAGCGTTCTGTTCTGCGATGAAGCCGAAGGGATAACCCACGGTGGAGCGTTCAGAAGTGAGAATGTTGGCACGAGTAACCGCATGGCATGTGAGAATCATGCCCGCCGAAAGATCAAGGTTTCCTTCGCGATGTAGATCAGCGAAGGGTTAGTCGGGCCTAAGCCGATCCCGAAGGGGGGAGGCGATGGACACATGGTTAATATTCCATGACTTTACGAATATGCGATGGGATGACGGAGGGTTGTACTCTGAGCGCATTATTGGATTTGCGTTGGTGCTGTGAGGGGGTCTCTTAGGGAAATCCGGGAGACACCACCCCAAGCAGAGCGAAAATGGTGCGGTTTCGGCCAATCCAAATTCAGAGGAGCACGCTTCCAAGAAAAGTCTCTAAGCTTCAGTATTCGTAAAACCGTACCCCAAACCAACACAGGTGATCAGGTCGAGAAGACCAAGGCGAACAAGTGAGTCTTCCTCAAGGAACTCGGCAAAACAGCGACCGTAACTTCGGAATAAGGTCTGCCTGTGCAGCCAATAGAGGAGTTCATGAAGAAAACAAAAGATGAGACATGTCATATATGTATGCATATACATGACAACGGGTGCAAGTGTTCGATCGAGAGATCGAATCCTCTATTGGCTGCGTAGGCCGCAGCTAAAGAGCCCTGGCGACTGTTTACCAAAAACACAGCTCCCTGCGAACTCGTAAGAGGATGTATAGGGGGTGACGCCTGACCAATGCCAGAAGGTTAAGCACGGATGGTGTGATGAGTTTACTTGTCATGCTGGGCTGTGTAAGCCCTGGTGAATGTCGGCCGTAACTATAACGGTCCTAAGGTAGCGAAATTCCTAGTCCAGTAATTTTGGACGTGCACGAATGGTGTAACGACTGGGGCACTGTCTCGAGGAAGAGCTTGGTGAAAATGCAATGGCGGTGAAGATGCCGCCTACCTGCAGCTAGACGAAAAGACCCCAGGAGCTTTACTACAGCTTGATATTGGGGGTGTGAGTTGACTGCGTAGCATAGATGGGAGACTTTGAAGCGGACCTTTCGGGGATCGTGGAGTCGCCAGTGAAATACCATCCTTTCAATTTGCATTCTCTAACCTGAACGGAAAAAACGTGTAGGGACAGTATCTGGTGGGTAGTTTGAGTGGGGCGCTCTCCTCCTAAAAAGTAACGGAGGAGTCTATTAAGGTCCTCTAGGCGCGAATGGAAACCGTGCCGATAGTGTAAAGGCAAAAGAGGGCTTGACTGCAAGGGGTACATCCCGAGCAGGCGCGAAAGCGGAGCTTAGTGAACCGAGAGTTTCCTTTAGACGGAGCTCGAGATTAACGGATAAAAGTTACCCTGGGGATAACAGGCTGGTATTGCCCAAGAGTCCATATCGACGGCAATGTTCGGCACCTCGATGTCGGCTCACCTTATCCTGGGGCTGGAGAAGGTCCCAAGGGTTTGACTGTTCGTCAATTAAAAAGGTACGCGAGCTGGGTTCAGACCGTTGAGAAGTTGAATTTATTTGACTTCTCAACAGTCTGAGTCCACTCTAACGACACAAAATCGAAGTCTTTTCGTTTATTCAATGAGAATTAATCAATCTAATCACGGCGGCTGGGTGTTTTCGTAACACCTAGTAAAGCTGACTTATATCGGTAAAACCCGAACCCATTCAGGGAGGGCAATACCGAGGAAACCCCGCACTTGCATGCAAGTGAAGGGGGTCCGTAGAGACTGAACGTCAGTTATCTGCACACTGTAATGGTGTGTCAGTT
Encoded proteins:
- the rplJ gene encoding 50S ribosomal protein L10, with the protein product MAKTKQQKTETLEQLTDAAKNAGSVVFVNFHGLGVSETNEMRSALKDEGVTYLVAKKTLTKRAIADAGVEGEVPELEGELALAWGDDQIAPARGVQEFAKKHKDSLSILGGIFEHRLVGKEEMITIASIPSLQTLYGQFANVINSPIQGFVFALNAIAEKKEA
- the rplL gene encoding 50S ribosomal protein L7/L12, giving the protein MEEVENMTVLELHELVKTLEKKFGVSAAAVAVAGPAAGGEGAGEEQSEFTVELSAIGDQKIAVIKAVKEILGLGLKEAKDLVESAPAVLKEGVKKEEAEEIKTKVEEAGGKVELK